The Loxodonta africana isolate mLoxAfr1 chromosome 5, mLoxAfr1.hap2, whole genome shotgun sequence region TTGTGAGGAATGCATGCGAGTGTGTGTGTAACTGGTGACTACCTGGCTGCTGAAGATGACTGGCTCAAGGCCTCTTTCTGGGGGTCTGACATAAACATTCACACTTAGCGCTTCTTGCCACCTTCACTTTGCCAGTAATTGAATTTGACCAAATCGATTCTTTCTGCCCTGTTTTTGTTCATCTAAGCatagaaatgttttaatttctattCAGATAGTTGCTAACCAACTCGAGTTACATCCCCTAGTAAGAAGGACTTTGTCAGAATGAGGGTCATATGCTTGGCAGACTTGAAATGTTGATGTTTCCATTTAAGGGTGGATTAAAGCCCTAACATCTTATCTTTCCACTTTTGGTAACTCTTGTTGGGAGAGACCCTCGAGCCCCAAAGAAAAGGTGAATTAGTGTTGCCTTTTGGCTCCAATCCTGAGATCGCATAGTTAACACGTGAACGCATGTAAGCTATCCCAGAAGAGGGAGCCACTTCTTTGCTTTGTGTCACAGGTGGGCCTGGGCCTCCGCAGCTGTTATGGTGACTGCAGACAGTCTGAGCCCCAGCAAGGACATGCATGCACCCGCCTGGCAGGGATGGCCCTGACCTTCCACTCCGTTTACATTCGTTCACATCGAGGGCTTAGCAAGAGATCGAATGATTGAGGTATCGCTTACACTGAGAAAACAGTACCCTTCCGCCACCTGCTTCCAAGAGGCTGATACTGCTAAATCCACTTACTGTTGAAAACGGCAGTGCACTCAGCTTTGTTTCGCTTATCATTTTGAGAGACGTCGGTAATATTCCCATGCGATTCCCTTATACCGTTTTCTTCTAAGCTGCCTTAAGTTGTTGGTCAGAACCTTCCAGAACTTGAGGCAGCCCAGTGTCCTGGGGAAGGCACGCTGGGAGCCAGAGCCTTGCCCTTGTCCTGTGGAACTCACCTGTCACATGGAGGCAGGGCCAAAGCAGTCTTCACGCCCACTCGCATGAGGTGTGCAGCCCCAGCTGTGCTGGTCAAAGGCCTGGAAGGCATGTAGTCGGTGCAGCTCCGCTGGCCAGCATCCCTCAGTGAGTCCCAGCCATTCGGGTGCAGCAAACGGGAAACACCACTTAGTGACGTCCACATTTACGCGGATGAAAGGCTTGTTCACTACCTGCTGGTCACACTGGAGTGTGGAGAACTCGAACCAGCCCCACCGGGCCCCAGTGCGCCAGCTCACAGATGACATCTCTGGCTGTGACGCTACTTctagggagggagggtggtaggAAAGCATTTCCACTTAGCAGAAAGCCATCTTGACATGTCTTTTGGAGAAATCGGTCTGGTACAGAAGTGCCAAGCTGAACGCGTCCTGTGCTGGTCTGCACTGCGAGTGGGCCTCAGCGCACGTGCGTGGTGAGATGCCTGCGGGTGCCCAGCAGTGGTGACACCATCCCCAACTTGGCCGAGATATGAGGGGTGACAGTGACTTCTGGGTCTGGGTTTCAGTAACTCATGGCGTGTGGCAATCAGAGCATTACTGGGAATAGTTGAAGAATCACCTGACTTTCAGGTCAAAGTTACAGCTGGTTTAAGTtttggaaaaatttaaaataggATCGTGGTAGGTCTGAACGGGCAGCGGGGTGAGGACAGAGCCTCAACAGTTGGACTGAGGGAAGGTAGCCGGTCCCCTCTAACGTGCTAACACGGACCGTGATTTAACTGTATGTTCAACCATGCTGCTTTAAATAGGCCACCCAGATGACATGCTAAAACCCCGCTCAGCTCAGAGCCTAGCTGGGCAGCTCCTGGGCAGCAGCGCCATTTATAGGACCTCACTGAACCGGGACTCCCATGTTGTAGAAAATCAATGAATGAGATGCTGGTGTAGCTAAAACCAGTGGTCCACGAGCTTCCATGCACGCCAGTCTCTTGGGGGTCTGAAAATGCAGTCCCTGACCCAGGAGGACAAAGTGGGGTCCCCCGGTGACAGccccactttgagaaccactacctAAGACAGTTGTGAAAAAACCAGCTCTGCTACGGGTCAGAGTGGACGGTCTCAGCCGTATCTACCCGCACATCCCCGAGGCAGTCACCCATGGTACCATACTCCACGTTGGCAAAGCAAGCCTAGGGGACTGACTGGCACGGTGCCCCTCAGCCAGCGCACAGCGTCTCAACAAAAGCCGTGTAAAGTActtgaaatgttttatttaatgGGGAAAATCTCCCTTAGGGTAAATGCAgtgaaacaaccaaaaaaaaaaagaaaaggcaccaTAATTAAGTTTTCCTTGGAAATCATGAggttttttctttcagataaCTTTGCTTTAATGTAACCTCAAGCCCAAATGCCCTGGGAAGGTAACAGTCTTGGTACCAACGGGCAGGAGAGGGAGATGCTCGGGACACTACGTCAGACACCACCGCGTGGGCTGCTGTAGAGCAGGCTGTGGGCGTGAGAGGCCTGAGCAGCTGGAAGACAGCCTTCACGTCACAGGAGGGTACCGTACATGGCCCTGAAAGAGGCCTCAGAAATGACTGTTAAAGAGGGCTCTGAAGTCTGACTCAGGATAGAGAAGCAGGGGGTCAGAGGCGCCCTGTTCCCCCGTGCCAGGGCCCCCACAGGATAGCTCCTGGTTCTCTTGGCTAGTCTGGAGGGGCCCGGCAACGCCCTAAAGAAGACAGGCTGGCTAGCATGGTCATTTCTAGTGAGAAACGTATTGCAGCAGGAGGAAGATCCTGGAGGAAGCTAACCCAGGGCTCTGAACGCAGCCTTCCGAGGCAGGTGCTGGCCAGCAGCGGCCAGCACCCTCAGCAGACCCCTAAGAAGCTCTGCCAAGGGGGTCCTGTGTCCCCACTGTGGGGACCTGCCCTTCCCAAAGTAAGCCACAGGCAGGCTGTGTAGCCGTGTGGACACTCGAGGTGCTGCTGTGTCCCACTGGGCTTCCCGCCTTGAGGCCTTCCCTCCCCTCACTGTCTCACATGTGACGCGGAGGAGGTGCTGCCCCGACCGGCCATCTAAAGTGCTGCGTGCCGGGCTGTGCTGCCAGGGCGGCAGCTGTGGGCTCAGAGGGGCCCAGGCAGCTGGTCTGTGCTCACAGGGAAGCCAGCTGACGGGTTAGAGCAGACGACCCACTCTCGCAACCTTGTCCAGACGGTCGCTTAGCGGCAGATCGCCTGGAAGTGGGACTTAAGGACTGTGTGTTACTACTGCTTCTCAGAGGACGTGGGAGCAGTCTTAGAAAAGGACCTCGGGTTCTTTACAAAGAGCAACAACGGGCAAACGGTGGCTCCTCCGCCCCAGCTCCCACGAGCCAGGCACGGCCACAGCACCGGCCTCAAGAGGCGTCCCTGGATATCCAGCCGCTCTCTGTGAGGAAATTCAGAATCCTTTTCTTCAGGACCTTGTCCAGGTAGCTGGGGAGACGACTCTTGGCGGGGATGCCCTGCCGCTTCTGCAGGTGATCTTTGATGATGATGGTCTTGGCGGTCACGTAGCGCGCAGGGCTCAGGTTCAGAGAACTGCACAGCACCTTCTCGCGGTCCGACAGCAGCTCGAAGCCAGGCAGGTGCTCGATGGCCGCAAACTCGCCGTCCCGGCCATCCTCCTTGCCCCTCTTGGAGGCGGCGAGGCTCTTgttctcctttctcttctcccGCTTGTGCCGCGCAGCCTCGTACTCGGCCGACTCCTCCATCTTGGTGATGCCGTTGCGCCGGTAGCGCTGCAGCTCCCGGATCTTGGCGCGCAGCACCTTCTCCTTGTGCATGTTCTCAAACAGGTCATCGAACTCTTTGCAGGACATGAACTGGTACAGCGGCCGCAGCTTGAGCCGCAGCTCCTTCTCCTCCTTGGTGACCTTACGCTTGGCAGCCTTGTCCTTGTCCTTGCGGTCCTTGCCCAGGAAGGCCGGCACCAGGTTGTAGTCGCGGGCGATGTTCTTGCGCCGCTGCCTCTCCCGCAGCTTCCGCACATACATGTCCACGTGGGCGCGCTTGAGCTCGATCTCCACGTCGTCGTCGTCGTAGTTCACCGAGAGCCCGCTGATGAGCGTCTCGGCCTCCTGGTCGTACTCGATCTCGTAGTCGTCCCGCAGAGGCATGTAGCCCAGCTGCTGCTGCTCGGCCACCGAGATGTCCAGCGGGGGCAGCGGCGTGGTGAGGCTGGGCGAGAGCGGGCCGCCGCCAGGGCACGTGTGGTCTGTGACGCGGTTGGGGATGGTATCGGGGATGCAGGCCTTGCCCAGGTTACCGTGGATATACATGCTCACATAGTGCTCCATCACCTCCTGGGGCGTGCGAGACGCGCCCACATGAGCGGCCATGTCCTCCTGTAAAAAGACAGCATGGCAAGCTCACACCCACTGACACTGCCCGGTAGCTTCCCACCACCCTCGTCCCCGCCTCCCAGATGTTACTCCGTTACCCACTTGCTCTCGAGTGGTCCACCACAGTGATGCCCAGGGTGGAGGGCCCCGAGATGCTCCTGTGCACGAGAAAGTGACAACCCAGCAAGGTGGGGCCTGCCCGGTCATGGTGTTAAGTGGTGGCAGCACCGAGACCAAAGCCTACGCCTCAGACTGCACCCCTCATCGGTCCTGAAAAGGCCACCGACTTGAGGCCCTCACCTACTGCTGGCGGGAACgtaaatggtgcagccactgtggaaaacaacatggtggtttctcaaaaagttgaacagagAACCAATGACCCAGCAATCACAATCCTAGGTACACACCCAGAAGTGAAGGCAGCAACGCAAACCGAAGCtgtacacccacgttcactgcagcacttctCGCAGCAGCCGAAAGGTGGAAACCAACATGTCCCCAAGCAGTCAATGGATACACAGAGTGTGTCCATCCACACAAGGGAATATTAGTCAGCCATCAAGAGAAACGAGGTCCTGAGGAATGCCACAGCGTGGATGGaccctgaaaacatcatgctgagtggagtcagtcacaaaggacagAAACTGTACATCTCACTCGTGTGAAATAGGCAGACAGAAACCAAAGATGATCAGCGGTTACTGGAGCGGGGAGGGAAGAGGACGAAGccgtttttgcttagggggcactgagttcatgttaatggtggtggaatattttggagaaggacagggagAATGGGTGCTTGAAGAACAGCTGAGGTGCACATGTGGACGCTGCTGTGGCCTatgttttattatgtttattttcaccacagaagaaaaagaaCCTCTGACTAGCAGCACCTAGTTGGCACTGCCACCTTGGCAGTAAACCCCATGCCCTCAAGAGCCGCCTGTCTGGGCTGAACAAGGACTCTGAATCCTGCGCTGCCCGGCCTCCTCCGGCTCACACTTCCTCCTTCCTAGGCCAGGGAACAGATGCGTCCAAGGGACCCACGGCAGAGTCCAGAGTCCCACCCGGCTCTCCACGTCCTGCCCACCACACTTCCCGCCATGTGGAGAGGAAGGGCAGTGCTGTCCACCTCGCCCCCACGTGAGCCCTGTCCTCCAGGACACAAGGACTCAGTGAGTGGCTGAAACGGAGCTACGGTCACTTATAACGGCATCCACAGTACATGGCCAGCTGGAACCAGCCACAGGCCTGGAACCTTCACAGCTCCTGCAAGAAGGTAACCCACGACACAGGTTTATTAATAGCAGGAAGTTGTATAACACCCTCAATCTCTTCCTCTGCTAAGAGGCCTCTTCCTTAAAGTCGACCACGAAACCACTTTAGAGTGATTCCCACGGTGCGACTCACAAGCCAGCAGCCGCTTATCAGTACCCCGTTCCCTCCCACCCTGAAGGGCTGCtccccagccgctgcccctcgctGGGAGCTACCCTCAGCCTGCCAGGCGTGAAGAGGCACTCCTGCGCAGCAGCTCACCCC contains the following coding sequences:
- the TADA2B gene encoding transcriptional adapter 2-beta isoform X2 produces the protein MTGQAPPCWVVTFSCTGASRGPPPWASLWWTTREQEDMAAHVGASRTPQEVMEHYVSMYIHGNLGKACIPDTIPNRVTDHTCPGGGPLSPSLTTPLPPLDISVAEQQQLGYMPLRDDYEIEYDQEAETLISGLSVNYDDDDVEIELKRAHVDMYVRKLRERQRRKNIARDYNLVPAFLGKDRKDKDKAAKRKVTKEEKELRLKLRPLYQFMSCKEFDDLFENMHKEKVLRAKIRELQRYRRNGITKMEESAEYEAARHKREKRKENKSLAASKRGKEDGRDGEFAAIEHLPGFELLSDREKVLCSSLNLSPARYVTAKTIIIKDHLQKRQGIPAKSRLPSYLDKVLKKRILNFLTESGWISRDAS
- the TADA2B gene encoding transcriptional adapter 2-beta isoform X1 → MAELGKKYCVYCLAEVSPLRFRCTECQDIELCPECFSAGAEIGHHRRYHGYQLVDGGRFTLWGPEAEGGWTSREEQLLLDAIEQFGFGNWEDMAAHVGASRTPQEVMEHYVSMYIHGNLGKACIPDTIPNRVTDHTCPGGGPLSPSLTTPLPPLDISVAEQQQLGYMPLRDDYEIEYDQEAETLISGLSVNYDDDDVEIELKRAHVDMYVRKLRERQRRKNIARDYNLVPAFLGKDRKDKDKAAKRKVTKEEKELRLKLRPLYQFMSCKEFDDLFENMHKEKVLRAKIRELQRYRRNGITKMEESAEYEAARHKREKRKENKSLAASKRGKEDGRDGEFAAIEHLPGFELLSDREKVLCSSLNLSPARYVTAKTIIIKDHLQKRQGIPAKSRLPSYLDKVLKKRILNFLTESGWISRDAS